The Microbacterium horticulturae genome has a window encoding:
- the rpsT gene encoding 30S ribosomal protein S20: MANIKSQIKRNKTNEKARERNKAVKSELKTAVRRTREAVSAGDKAAAEKALLQAGKKLDKAVSKGVIHSNQAANRKSAIAKQVASL, encoded by the coding sequence GTGGCAAACATCAAGTCGCAGATCAAGCGCAACAAGACCAACGAGAAGGCGCGCGAGCGCAACAAGGCCGTCAAGAGCGAGCTGAAGACCGCGGTGCGTCGCACCCGCGAGGCTGTCTCGGCCGGCGACAAGGCCGCTGCCGAGAAGGCGCTGCTGCAGGCGGGCAAGAAGCTCGACAAGGCCGTCAGCAAGGGTGTCATCCACAGCAACCAGGCCGCCAACCGCAAGTCGGCGATCGCCAAGCAGGTTGCCTCGCTCTGA
- a CDS encoding GH1 family beta-glucosidase — protein MSQPTFDPRQLAARFRVPLRWSAATSSFQIEGARTGDGRGRSIWDTQVAVPGWVKDASTAEPGPDSYHRYRDDIALLRELGVDRYRFSLSWVRIQPDGTGPAEPRGLDYYDRLIDGLLDAGITPFPTLYHWDHPQQLEDAGGWLSRDMADRFADFAGIAADRFGDRVRQWYTINEPVSMSLQGYGLGTLAPARQLLFGALSTVHHQLLAHGRAVRALRAAGATEIGIPNNHTLVRALHADDGASVATYDLLHNRIFADPLLTGEYPDLETFGLPPMPVRGDDMAVIATPLDFYGINFYNPTTVTRATQPGPLPFELVPTPGMPVTGFGPEWPIDPAALRELLIDFRDRYGDRLPPVVIGENGASFPEPEAATRVQDDDRIAYLAGHIAAVADAIDAGVDVREYTVWSLLDNFEWADGFTQRFGLVHVDQHTSQRTPKASFDWYRALIREAHA, from the coding sequence ATGTCACAGCCGACATTCGACCCCCGACAGCTGGCGGCACGCTTTCGCGTACCCCTGCGCTGGTCGGCGGCGACCTCGTCCTTCCAGATCGAAGGCGCCCGTACCGGCGACGGGCGGGGCCGCAGCATCTGGGACACCCAGGTTGCCGTGCCCGGCTGGGTCAAAGACGCCTCCACCGCCGAGCCCGGGCCCGACAGCTACCACCGGTATCGCGACGACATCGCGCTGCTGCGCGAGCTCGGTGTCGACAGGTATCGGTTCTCGCTGTCGTGGGTGCGGATCCAGCCCGACGGCACCGGGCCCGCAGAGCCGCGCGGACTGGACTACTACGACCGCCTCATCGACGGACTGTTGGATGCCGGGATCACGCCGTTTCCCACGCTCTATCACTGGGACCACCCGCAGCAGCTCGAAGACGCCGGCGGCTGGCTCTCGCGGGATATGGCCGATCGCTTCGCCGACTTTGCCGGCATCGCAGCCGACCGGTTCGGCGACCGCGTGCGCCAGTGGTACACGATCAACGAGCCGGTCTCCATGTCCCTGCAGGGGTACGGGCTGGGCACGCTCGCGCCTGCGCGGCAGCTGCTGTTCGGCGCCCTCTCGACTGTCCACCATCAGCTTCTGGCGCACGGCCGCGCGGTGCGGGCCCTGCGCGCGGCGGGCGCCACCGAGATCGGCATCCCGAACAACCACACCCTCGTGCGAGCGCTGCACGCCGACGACGGCGCCTCGGTGGCGACGTACGATCTCCTGCACAACCGGATCTTCGCCGACCCACTCCTGACCGGCGAGTACCCCGACCTCGAGACCTTCGGCCTGCCGCCCATGCCCGTACGTGGCGACGACATGGCCGTCATCGCCACCCCGCTCGACTTCTACGGCATCAACTTCTACAACCCGACCACCGTCACCCGGGCCACACAGCCCGGTCCGCTGCCCTTCGAACTGGTACCCACACCGGGCATGCCGGTCACCGGCTTCGGCCCGGAGTGGCCCATCGATCCCGCGGCGCTGCGCGAGCTGCTCATCGACTTCCGCGACCGCTACGGCGACCGTCTGCCACCCGTGGTCATCGGCGAGAACGGGGCCTCCTTCCCTGAGCCCGAGGCGGCAACGCGTGTGCAGGATGACGACCGCATCGCCTACCTCGCCGGCCACATCGCCGCGGTCGCCGACGCGATCGATGCCGGCGTCGACGTCCGGGAGTACACCGTGTGGTCGCTGCTCGACAACTTCGAGTGGGCCGACGGGTTCACCCAGCGGTTCGGGCTCGTACACGTCGACCAGCACACCTCACAGCGCACACCGAAGGCATCGTTCGATTGGTATCGCGCCCTCATCCGAGAGGCACACGCATGA
- a CDS encoding MFS transporter, which translates to MSVPPVAKVGRLWFLLFTLAWLAIWTVQLTPVQLLLPTQLDTPGEAGTWVYGVVSSGIVLGIGGLAGIVAAPLSGALSDRTRSRWGRRRPWAVGASWLTALCLVLTGFAQGAWPIGLAWTGVSIGVAVASAAFTALIADQLPESQRGAAAASASSSQAIGIVVGVGAVVLLGLSVLAGYLVLAVFIAVVGTLAAVLLPDPRPDAAQQPVRERRGLPWESLRNRDFAWVVWGRFVTNVGNALPTTLFLFFLMYGLGQPKAQAEDNLLLIIVVYTIFVVLASVLAGGWSDRTGARRRLTVVSALVQAAAAVVILVSPSLVTTMIAAALLGVGYGAFSTVGLAFATDLLPHPDDHARDLGLVNTAAALGQLVGPLVGALLVALVGGFWLLLVFSVVLSAIGGIMSGFARDRRNAPSPKPDPALR; encoded by the coding sequence ATGAGCGTTCCCCCCGTCGCCAAGGTCGGCCGACTCTGGTTCCTCCTCTTCACCCTCGCCTGGCTGGCGATCTGGACTGTGCAGCTCACACCTGTGCAGCTGCTGCTGCCGACCCAGCTCGACACCCCGGGCGAAGCCGGAACGTGGGTGTACGGCGTCGTGTCGTCGGGCATCGTGCTGGGCATCGGCGGTCTCGCCGGCATCGTCGCGGCGCCGCTGTCGGGTGCGCTCTCCGACCGCACCCGGTCGCGGTGGGGTCGTCGGCGGCCGTGGGCGGTCGGTGCGAGCTGGCTGACCGCGCTCTGCCTCGTGCTCACCGGCTTTGCACAGGGGGCGTGGCCGATCGGCCTGGCCTGGACCGGCGTCTCGATCGGGGTCGCGGTTGCCTCGGCCGCCTTCACGGCGCTGATCGCCGACCAGCTGCCCGAGTCGCAGCGCGGTGCCGCGGCCGCCTCGGCGAGTTCGTCGCAGGCCATCGGCATCGTGGTGGGTGTCGGCGCCGTCGTGCTGCTCGGGCTCAGTGTGCTCGCCGGCTACCTGGTCCTGGCCGTCTTCATCGCGGTGGTCGGCACGCTCGCCGCCGTGCTGCTGCCGGATCCGAGACCGGATGCCGCGCAGCAGCCGGTCCGCGAGCGACGGGGTCTTCCGTGGGAATCACTCCGCAACCGCGATTTCGCCTGGGTCGTGTGGGGGCGCTTCGTCACCAACGTCGGCAACGCGCTGCCGACGACGCTGTTCCTGTTCTTCCTCATGTACGGTCTCGGTCAGCCGAAGGCCCAGGCAGAAGACAACCTGCTGCTGATCATCGTGGTCTACACGATCTTCGTCGTGCTCGCCTCGGTGCTCGCCGGCGGGTGGTCCGACCGCACCGGTGCGCGTCGCCGGCTCACGGTGGTCTCCGCTCTCGTCCAGGCGGCGGCCGCGGTGGTGATCCTCGTCTCGCCGTCGTTGGTGACCACGATGATCGCCGCAGCCCTGCTCGGCGTCGGCTACGGCGCCTTCTCGACGGTGGGGCTGGCGTTCGCGACCGACCTGCTGCCGCACCCCGACGACCACGCGCGCGATCTGGGTCTGGTCAACACCGCTGCAGCGCTGGGTCAGCTCGTCGGCCCGTTGGTAGGGGCGTTGCTCGTGGCGCTCGTGGGCGGGTTCTGGCTGCTGCTGGTCTTCAGCGTCGTGCTCTCGGCGATCGGCGGCATCATGTCGGGTTTCGCACGGGATCGGCGGAACGCACCGTCGCCAAAGCCAGATCCAGCACTGCGTTGA
- a CDS encoding alpha/beta fold hydrolase: protein MVAHVVFVHGIRTSATMWRTQIEHLTSRGIPSTAVDLPAHGTRMAEPFGLDEAFATLDRAVRDAAADGPVLLVGHSMGGLLSTAYAGGHVAPPLAGFIAASCTSFPRGAGLAAYRFATQAMTALPDHGLWLAERVLEATLPLDTRADFGAGGYAFLAQDAALRSLAQLDLAAALRRIRVPTWFVNGQYDQLRINERTFCALVPHAELIVVPRTTHLVTAMRPRVFNAVLDLALATVRSADPVRNPT from the coding sequence ATGGTGGCTCACGTCGTCTTCGTGCACGGCATCCGTACTTCGGCGACGATGTGGCGCACGCAGATCGAGCACCTGACCAGCCGCGGAATCCCCTCCACCGCGGTGGATCTCCCCGCCCACGGCACGCGCATGGCCGAGCCGTTCGGCTTGGACGAGGCGTTCGCGACGCTCGATCGTGCGGTAAGGGATGCCGCGGCCGACGGCCCCGTGCTGCTGGTCGGTCACTCCATGGGAGGGCTGCTGTCCACCGCCTACGCCGGCGGGCATGTTGCGCCGCCGCTGGCGGGGTTCATAGCCGCGTCGTGCACGTCGTTCCCGCGCGGGGCGGGACTCGCCGCGTACCGGTTCGCGACTCAGGCGATGACGGCGCTGCCCGATCACGGGCTCTGGCTTGCCGAGCGGGTGCTCGAGGCGACCCTGCCGCTGGACACGCGGGCCGACTTCGGTGCGGGTGGCTATGCCTTTCTCGCGCAGGACGCCGCGCTGCGCAGCCTCGCACAGCTCGACCTGGCTGCAGCTCTGCGGCGCATCCGTGTGCCCACCTGGTTCGTGAACGGGCAGTACGACCAGCTGCGCATCAACGAGCGCACGTTCTGCGCCCTCGTGCCGCACGCCGAGCTCATCGTCGTGCCGCGCACGACGCATCTTGTCACGGCGATGCGGCCGCGCGTGTTCAACGCAGTGCTGGATCTGGCTTTGGCGACGGTGCGTTCCGCCGATCCCGTGCGAAACCCGACATGA